Within Populus trichocarpa isolate Nisqually-1 chromosome 6, P.trichocarpa_v4.1, whole genome shotgun sequence, the genomic segment aatatttttgtttttagaaaacacTAATTAGATGGCTGATGCTACGCCGtgagtcaattttttatttttataaaaaatattaaaaaaatctaagattcaAGAACGTTGGGTCTGCCAAGAGCGTTGAGTTTGATTGCAACATTAGACCAAAcaataatatttgtaatattaataataatatttaacttgtttacctaaattattatatattttaatcttttaaaaaataatgatttttcttcaatggtaatgatagtatttttaaaatttattaatgatgatgatgatgataataataataataataataataataataataataataatttattaattatcttattaataatattaattataatacaaataataatatttttaatacaaataataatatttttaatattaatactattaattataataaaaataagaatatttataacacaaatgatactattgtttatattaatacttttaattataataaaaataaacaatatttataatataaataataatatttagaaacctaAGACTCAAGAACCTTGGGTCTTGACGCCGAACCCAAGAGAATAAGGTCCTGATAAGAACCCATTAGCATTGAATTCTGATACcagacccaagagaattggatACGAACACATGACACATTACTCTTGGGTCCTGATGCAGTACCAAAGAGAATTGGATTCTAATAACACATCTAGTAGCTTTGGGTTCTGATATAGAATCCATTAGCTTTAAGATCTGGACACTGgatcaaaaaaaattgaattctaacACACAATCTATTATTTTTGGATCCTAATACAGACCCAAAATAACTGAGTCCTGGTACCGATACGAAtctattaattttggtccaaaCACAGACGTCTTATCTATAGGTCCGGACACCGTACCCAACAATCTTGGTCCAGACGTAGAACCCCAGAGGCTTGGTGAAATTAAGTCCTTTGCTTTTCGAAGGAAGGTCGATTTGTATAGCCTGTTGTCCAAGTCACATCTTTGTAAAACGCCATAATATCTAGTCTGGTCTAATTGTAGGTGCATCCGGGCTTCATCGGCAACCAAGGATTCACGTCCTTAAAGGTCCCACGCAACAAGGACTCTACAATTCTATGGGCCCAGTACTAGAACAGTGGAGACCAGTTATCTCTGAGTCTTTCAAGCGTTCCCACTCAGACACTGATGGATGCTAATTTGTTTGGAAGATTTGATAGCCATTGGGATGTGTTTGCTAAATGTACTATAGATCGATGCATTTCGTGTGGTTCACAATTTTACAGCACAGAGGTCAAACTCCAGAAATCTCAGTCCAAGCATTGAGGAGGATACCAGTGAATGAAGATTAGATTTTCCAACTATGCCCCAATCATATGAATCCACACAAGGATTCATGCCTGCTCGTCAGATGCATGACATAGAAAGGCTCTTTAACTTTAAATGCAGTCATAATACACTTACAAAAACACCTCTCCATGATGAGCTTTTGATCCCTCTGCTAGAGCAGCAGCAGATTCTGAAAGAAACTTGGCATGAGACGGATGATTCTAATGAAACTAGTCCGAGACATGATCACAATCTTTTTTCCTAAATACAACGGTTGGATAGGGAAAACTGTAacagataaaaacaaaaggttctGTTTGATAGGAGCTGAAATACATTTGCTGAAATAGATCAAAATCACAATTCCTGGGAAATATATCATTCAAGTTAGAAAATcaatgtttgtatttttttcgtGCTCCGGGTGGCATTAATGGTATCGGACCAGCATGTTTTTTTGTGCTCCGGGTGGCATTAATGGTATCAAACCTAGAACTTTTGACTTCCAATGCTGGTTTTTCTCTAATATAATAATGACTGGTCCAACATTATTGCTTCAAAAATAGAAACGAAGCAGCGGCAGAGATTGTCAATATCAGTATGTAGGACTTGGACAAACCTTGAGCTTGGACAGCCTGCACGAGtgcaaatgaaaaaagaaaaacaggaaaaaataatgataattagaATTTCGTCATTCAGATAATAATAGAAGCCAGATCACAGAAAAACACAAGCAGTCGCACAGACACTGCATCACCTTTCTCAGTTACCCTTCTCCGACTTACGAGGATGGGCTGTTGAGTACTACTGTATATGCATTTCCCTTTACTGTTATGAAAGAGACATGCAAATCCTCTGGTGGTAACTTAATATATAGCCCCTTAAATTCAGCTTTCAAAAGACAGCAATTTGTTGATCGCTAGAGAATAAAATTGTATGGCATGTCTAATACATTTTAATATGTCAGAGAATGGTTTGAGATAACAAATATCATAATCATATATGATAAAAGTGCTCAAACTAACTCAACCCACTGCATGTCCGTAGTTCAGTTACTGCATCATTATTTAAGAGAGAAGGATCAGAGATCCAGAGCGCAGTGCAGAGCAAAATGTAGCACTTTCTAGCAAATTAAGTCTGCTTTTGTTTCCGTTAGCTTTTCCGTTTGTAGTGAAAATAACGTTGGAAGgtatttgataataaatcaagttatattttatattaaaaaatctattaaaatattaagtttgcaacgtaatttttataaagttgtttatttatgtttttttaactgtgtTTTGTAAAATTTCTAATCgcgtttgtttttgcgttttaaaagtgcttttgaaaattttgaattttttttctttacttcaaattaatattttttagtatttttagatcattttgatgcgatgatatcaaaaataatttttaaaaaataaaaaaaattattttaatgtatttctaagtaaaaagcacttttaaaagcaaccgtaaccacactctcaaatgtaataccaaatattttatacatgtttttctactatacataaacttcaactataatttttatcaaacacatttaaattcaactaaccacaactaatatttttttttaaaaaattattttttaaattacaaccataaaaactacCTCCAAAACAAACATGCTAAAAACTATCCGTGAAAATGAGACCCAGGAGAAAGCAATTCTAAAGAAAGAGGCAAACTGAATTCATTGTAAAGAGTAAGATTTGATGCCATGTACTATTAATTGTTTAAACTAAAGTATGCCATACAGCGATGTGATTTGGGATATTGGGCTCCTACAATTGGAGAAAATGTGGACATGTGCCCATTCTTCATCCACAAAGCAAAGTGCTTCTGGGATCGTGGAGGACTCTTTTCCCCGTTTCTTACTCTTCCACTTGAGAAGTGAAATGTAGATCGTTTCCAGCAgggtttttaaaatttcacttggtttgttgaatattttgtcaaaaagaGCCTagaattaggaaaaaaattatatatacatatatatatgtgtgtgtgtgtgtgtgtgtgtgtgtgaaaggAGACAACTAAACGAACAAATCTAATCCCAATATGTTGCCTTTTAAATGATATATGGTATAAAGAGTTTCATACCTTCAACGATAGAAGTGATGAATCTGCAGATGAAGATTTAAGTCCATGAAACCCAATATCGTATGAAATGCTTCCATCAGGCTTGAAAAGTCCAAAATTCCTCTCAGAAGTCGGCCCAGGCTTCAAATTCTCATTAAATACTGCAAAAATATAGGCCTTCACCACCATTTTCGGCCTGAGTGGTGTACCTTTCTTCTTTGCAAGCCTTTTACGCAGGTTATAATTATATGTCCTTGCATTATTAACTGTTGCTGCAgcttcattatcatctccaCGTGAGGCCCAACCTGTCTCTGTAACTATGACTTCCATCTTTTTGAATCCAGCATCTTCCAGAGCAGCATAGGCTGCATCAATCTGCGCATCAAGCATGTTATCATAGTGCAAATCTGTTTTCATGTCATATATTCCTTTAGTTTTCTCGAAAAGGGCATAGTTAATATCAATATTCTCTGGATTGTACGTGTAGGCCAGGAAAGGATATGCATTCAAGCAGAACGGAGAACCAATTTGTGAGAAGAACTCCAAGAGCGGCTTCATGTATTGTGCAACATTCTCTTCAAATATACACGAAGAGGGAGGGTAAGAATTAGCAAAAACAGCTTGTGAATGTGCTGTAGTAATCTGAACTGCATCAGCCAAGCCAAGCTTATTTATGGCTTTGTAAACATTTTTAACAGCTCCCAGGAGAGCTTCCCAGAGTTCATTATCACCTCCTCCTAGAACTTCATTACCCACAGCAATCCCACAAATACTGGTCTTAGGAAGGAATGCTTGCACATTTTCTTTAACCCAAGACATGGCATGGCTAGCATTAGCACTCATGTCTTTCAGATATCCATTGGGAAGCCCAACAACAAGTTGAAGCCCAGTGCCACTGAATGCCTCGAGGACGCTGTGATCAGCATCATAAATCCGAACATTCCTAATCTTTGCTGCCCTGAGAAGTGTAGCAACTTCATCTGGTGAAGGGATGTTATCTGCAATTCTTCCATAATTTATTCCATAGGTTCCAGTGAATGCTTCAGCTGTTAGAAGCTCTGGaaggaaagaagaagtgatgacaaagataatttcttTAACCACTTTCTAATTTGTTTCAAGCCACCAAAGAACAAGGAACATagaacaaaagcaaaaacaacgGATAAGACCAATGAAATCCTCCAAATGTGTATTGAATTATGTTATGAGAATACAAAGATCAATCGATCATAACCAAACTAAATTTGACTTTTCCTATTCTCTGCTTTGTGTTAACTCGCAGATGCAAGACCGATGAATCCCAATATAGATCATTGAAAAGACAAGCTGAATTCACAGCAGCTCCTCATATTGACTAAATATAAAATGAGAGAAGACTCAATGATTCAGCGGCACTCTTAACACTTTAACAAAAATTGTAATAGTAAAATCATCCTCAGACAAGGAGCTCTATTAAAGAAACGCTATAACTACCTTCAATTCTTTACTTAGAAACCAAACAAACAAGGTTGATCCACCAAAGAGTTGAGTCAgtcaatttctaaaaaatggcaaaaagaaaagaaaaatcccaTATAAGAAATTCGGACGgtaacaaaaagaataaaatatcaagaacaaCAAAATGAACTCTCTTAAAATTTTGTAAGCATTGAGCAATCATTGTGGGAGAAACAAACAACACACTGTGCTCCAGTTGACTACAGTCAATACACTTTAAAGTCaccaaaaatgaaaagcaacCCAAGAAAATCCACCGTAAGACTAGCAAGCCCCCAGTTGTAAtaacaagctaaaaaaaacctcaagacATCAAAAGGCTTAATGATCCAAATTCCATTCAATTCAACAAAAAGTCTGAGATCAACCCAAGTAAGATAGCAACAAAAGGAACCCATTAAATCAACTAAGAAAATAGCAGAagaggagaaaataaaataccaatcttttgagaaaaaaagagcaagaaCGTAAACAGCAACTGATGATGATGACAACGACGACTTTTCATTGTGAAGATCACACTGCCACCCCCAACAgaataaacaaaataactaaGCAAAGATCTCTATTTGAATTAACTCCTTTAATGTTACTGAaactcttcttcttcgtctATGCAGCTGGTAGTGGCATGCCATAAGACACACAAAAAGATTgcttcttttaacttttttagcTTTACACATGGTTAAGCTTCAAAAAAAACTGTCTCCATCAGTTGGAATCTTTTTTAAATCtctaatctatatttttaaaagggtCTTTATATCTGTATCTAAAtcttctctctctatatatcaAATCCAAGTCTGTGAAAATTGCAAGAAGAATGAAGGCAGGGAGAGCTGAAGGTTTTGTTTTGGCGGACGTTTTCTGGGGGACGTTTTATTATAGAAGTGagtgaagggttttttttaactctttattGGTTTTGAACCCGTTTGGAATTAAGGTTCTTTTTcgtcaaaatttttaaaataagttttttctaattattttgatatagtaatattaaaaatacattttttaaaaaaatataaaaaatattattttaatatattttcaaaatagaattattttaaaaaacaataattaatttatttttttattttttatattgtaaaaaagGAAATTGGACAGATTCAAGTCCAAGCATCATATTGTTGTCAATTTGGGAATCAAAGTCCAAAACTAGGCAATTAGCTGATGATCAAAGGGCCAAAAAATTATGGGTAATGGTACTGTGTTCTTAAAACTTCCCCTTTTTGCTTATGCCGTGAACACGAGTGTAGTTTGCTTCTATTGGTCACTGTATGCTCGCCTGCTTCAGAggttttgcatttattttcacCAACCACGCGCTTACACCATGGCAGGCCCAcgctttttaaaaaacaaaacagagaaaaagtTAGCATCACTCATTATCCTCCAATTATACTATATCAGCATTATTCATGCACGTATAAATTACTTTGaatgacttgtttatttttttcactttgatttcttaaaataataatactggTGGCATTTTagaaattttgagaaaaatacattttgatcttgtaacttttaaaataacacaaattatacGATTTTGATGCCTcgatatttttcaaattgaattttgatacCAAAGTTACAAAACCGagtttagatatatttttagtcTATGATTGAGagaggagggagggagggaggtcGTCAAATTCCAatgatagagaaagaaaaatattattgacaccGATTTATGCTGCCAAAACGGCCGATGTTGTGTCAAATAGTTTCATTAGATGAGGGGAGTtcatattatgtgtttttttacctttaaagttcatgaaaaaaatgtatctaagctcggtttgatttttagtttcaggttgattttggtttttgggacatattttttattttttcaggtcATTGATAGGTTTATAACAATTTCAAATGTGTTTGTGAGTGTTTTTGGTCAAAAATAGATAGAAAAActagtttttgaataaaaaaacttaagctcTGATTTTTCATCCATCACAGTAGCCAAAATCTGGGCAAATCAGACAATGCgttgtctgattttttttttaaaaaaatgggtcATCCATCtaagttgcaaaaaaaaaaaaaaaacaataagggcTCAGTTGCACGGTCCTGCTAGAATAGGCCTGTGTGTAGGCCCTGACGAAATGGATCAGgccaacaatgtttttttctttttcttttctaagatattgttctaattcttttttaaaattaatgctttttatatgtttttttctctatttttatttatatttaaattaatacttcttCTCTCGTCCCTTTTATTCAGAGAACatctttttaatgataattatttttttgtttatgcatttaaattttgaagagttttcatgatttatctatgattttttttttatcttttgtatagattaactttattttttaaaataaaaaaaatattttcagataatgttaatttctaatatgtgcaactttgcatagtgtttttttttttacttttattttattcgatcaatttaatttgtctttctatttttactatttttttcttgaataaaaatactattttaataaataaatttagcaaacacaaccggagattaaatatcttgatctatatatgTCTCtcgatttttctatttttttgtagttatcatttatatttttttttcatttattaacacacatagatttatttaattacatatatgcataagcttttttattttcacttaaaaaaaattaaatacaaaaatatattgaaaaaacttgtgtatataatttttttatttaaaaaacaaatatttgaccAATTGAGAAATACGAGTCAAGTATCTTGTATTAGTTCTAACTTCACACTCAATCATTTTACTATACTATTGGcacacaatattttaaattatgatttttaaattgaagataatttgAAATTCTATCTGAATAAAAAGTTTTCACAATAACATCAAATATAATCCtcttgataaaatttattttagtaagTTTAGGTTCAACCTAACACTCGATCTGTTTAGAAGTAAtaccttatttaaaaaaaatcatacatgaataattttttaaaatattatggcGGGATAAATACTTTttctcttaactttttttttaaacattgtttttttataaagtttgtTTCATGACTTGAGTTACGGATTTAGTTGATTAATCCGAGTTGGCTAGAGTggttttttgttgcttttttaaaattgattttctttcattttcgtACTTCAACAATGAATGTTTTAGGAactagcttttgttttttttttatttgttgtttatggGAGATCATTTTTTCATAACTTGGGTCACAAGTTTGGTCTTTTTTCTTAGGTttactcgagttgttttttatttttatattgaatatttttttcatttttgtcatttttatcctttattgattgaaattcagcttctgaatatattttaatttacattcaATATAATTATCACGATTTTATAACTCGAGTTGTTGATTGATCTGaattaatccaatatattattatcttaattattttttaaaatatatcatttaatatatcacAATCTCAATATATACAAAGTTTTCCATCCAGTAtacattaaattttagatttcttagtatctttatgttttttacgattagaaaaataatttgtccCACAACTAGTTAACGCTGTGAAGTGAATTCTTTTAACCTTTGCAACAAATTTCACCATCGTCATTCctcaaaagaaatttaaacaaTAACTTATAGTACGAGAGTCTCCTTAGTTTCAACTAATTTTCTGTCCTTCtaatcagagaaaaaaaaatacaacctgCAAACTCCACACTTTCATACTTGATCATTGGTTACAAGTGACAACAATCTATTGTATAACGAGGTTAAGACCTGAAAAGGGGAGGCTCATGATCAAGTCCAAAGAAAAACATACTAATAATgtagaaaaaccaaaaagatattaaaactataataattatagaaaagaaaaaaagcaatcaCAGTGTGGAAATGGGCGTTAAAAAGTGATGAAAGTTGAGTTTTATATAAAAGCGTCTGGCATGGAGTGATTGCTTTATGTTGGTTTATCAAAAGAAATCTTTCAAGACTTGGAGGTGTGATAGCTATGCGTGTGTGTCTGATATCTTTAGAGCTGGCTCGAGAAAATGGTGCTTGGTTATTAAGGTTAACAAAAGCTGGAGATGGAGAACCTTTCTGGGCCTTTTGCCTCACCAAACTACCAGGCTACACGCAAGGGAATCTACTTTTGCATCATCTTTTTCCGATTTCATGCAATGTTGTGATGGGTTCTCTTTTTGGAAGAGTTTTTGGCAACTACACAAAGGAACAATACTCCAAGCATGGTGGGATTCTTAGCTCACAAGGACACTAGGACGACTCCACTTGGATGCGTGTTGGAGAAGGTGAAGATTGGACTAGATGAAGTCTTGTGAATGGGTTTTATTGGAGAATGGGCTAGGGTTTTCCTGCCTCGTGATCTTGTTGCTGAATTGGGTTTCATGAGTCCATGAGATGTTAGCTCAACGAGATAgttaaatgataatatatagtgttttttcttaCAGTTAAATGAATAATTTAACCATGACTAAAATTCTCATAAATCCTTTAAACCTGATTTAGATGACCAACTAAATCATTCATCTACGCtacgtaataaaaaaaatatttaaatgttattaatatattttttaaaaggaaaaaaaaattttgatcatgagttaaaaaaaacttaatatatattgaacaatatcttttcaaaaaatttgatgGTGACATGTtggatatatatttattttttttataaagtgttGAGACGACAAATCATTCTAAGTTAATCAGGCTAACATGCTAAACTCGCGACCTGAATCATGAGATCgtaataactccataaaaaataaaccaaaacaagTTACAAAGTCTAATTTCTAATCGATTCAATATCaatagataaaattgaaaaaataaatcaattaaaaaaagaaaaagaaaaagatcaaaGTGAACTCAAGTTAACTTGACAAACTCGTGGCTTGGGTCATGCACTCCATCggttttaataactttttatttatacaattatttttattcaattatatgaaaataatgtgTGTTTCTCTTGTTCTATAttgaatagtaatttttttttatagaaaataataaactagccaagactaaaataaaaaaaaagcctaatttatttagttaaataacaaaaagaggcattcaaaataaagaagatggaattaattttttcctaAGTCCTGGGACTAAGAAtgcatcaaacaaaaataatttaagaaaaaaaagcaagccAGGTGTTGGCTCATAAAAAAAAGGCCCAGCATGCTCgccatgcttcttcttttttttatatatatatatgaaaagatgGATGACACattgttttctctttaatttattaaaaaataaatacacagaCAACTTGTTATTTATAGCCCCGGAAACCAGTAACATAAGGTTGGTGGAAAATCACGgcattttttaccctttttttccaaaaaatctaaaacaaataccctagagacttaaataaacccatTAATGGGTTTCATTAACCTAAAAGTcgaacaaaaacttaaaaattaaccagaatttaaaaaaaaaatgagcttaTATCTACCTTTTTGGGCAAGGAAATGGCCAAATAATACCTAAGTAAGACTCCTCTTATTGAATGGAACCCGTTGACACAAAAAGTAACCTTCTTTATAATTGAAATCGGTGCCAACACACAATTTTCTCTCTTAAGCACCaaaatttgatgattttctctcttctatctCAAATCAAGaacttaaaaataagaaaaataaagttttagatcaaaatttaattgttgaaaataaaCATACCGAAAATTAATCATTCAAAAAGTAAAACgatcaaaataaacttttcatGACAACTTTAAAATAACCATATatttttctcactttttttaCTGTGGTCCCttgtcttttaattgttttcattcCTTAACAAATTAGAAGCAATTGGCCATCAATTTGACCACTTGAGGATCAAATCACAAAGAATAAAAGTTTGGGGTCGAGAAAAACAAAGCATTGTCGCTGGGCCTATATTGACGTGGTGTGCAATATTTTCACCATGGTATTTGTTAATAGCTGACTGAGTCTGAAAAGTAAGCTTATTCTCTATTCTATGATTGGGCCAAGCATGGCCCTTAATGTAAACACCAAAATCAAATTACTAAGATTATATTTGgtataaattttacaaaaaaatttaagttgttttttaacttttgattttaaaaaaatcataagttgTTTGGTTAGAAATAGCattttacttaaataaaaaataagttataaaattgagtcaaaatcttattttaataaaaaaaattaaaatttaacatatGGATTACAACTTATACAATGTGTACAAAGTATAATTTTGGACCTATAATTGCAAAGTGTTATTTCgcataaaaaacaagaagttgTAGATTACTTTCTCGTCTTTTAAACCAGATTTAGATGAGCTTATCTTCGATTCTCTAATtggacaaaataataaaattaaatgaatttatatatcatctatttttacatttttattagataataaaattactaatatcCTCTAGCAAGATAAGGTTGATGCATGAACATTTTCTATGTCAAGTTGGAAATTTCGAAGCAAGCTTTACAGCAAAAGGTTAGCTGACCAGACCGGAATACCCTTGAGCATTTTGGAAAATGACTGGATCAGATTACAGAATCCAGCAAACCTTATCCTCTTGAATAAAACTTCCCAAACTATCGACACCTCTAATTTTTCCCACcagaaacaaatcaagaaaaatggcAACAGCATTTCTCTTAACTGCAAAACCCTTCCTCTCCTCCTCTTCAACACCATCTTCTCTATCTTCCCTAACAAATACACCAGTCCTGCTATCTTGTGCGCAGCAAAAGAAATGTAATGCCACGAGACCACTGACTTTATGCAAAACTCTCAGTGATGAGTCACCGCCTGTAACACACTCTCCGGTTATAATAACCAAAAGAAGCTTGTCTATTTGCTTCTTAACCAGCTTTGTATTCTCATTGGCAAGTAGAGGTGATTCTAGTGCCAATGCAGCTATATTAGAAGCTGATGACGACGAAGAGCTAATGGAGAAAGTTAAGAGGGACAGAAAGAAGAGGTTAGAAAAACAAGGAGTAATTAGTTCTGCTAACCAGGAAAAAGGTTAGGTCTGTTATTTCTCTTACATGCTAACAGATTAACTCAGTTAATTTGTAGGCTTTTTGTTAACTAGGTCTTAAGTCCTCTTTCAGTATATTGTCACCTTATGATAGGCGATGTTTTCTCAAACTTTTTGCCATGGAATGATCTGTTGCAGGTTATTTGCAAGATCTTGTGTACAAGCTGAGCAAAGTAGGTCAAGCGATAGACAAGAATGATCTATCTACAGCTAGTTCTGTTCTTGGGGGTAGCACTGATACAGATTGGGTCCGAAAGGCTAATATTGCCTTCACCAAGGTAAACACAACTATTTATATTCGTGATTGACTGTATATTAGTTGCTAGGAATGTtgttctttctaaaaaaaactcctTGTTGCCGATGACGTGTTACCCCAGTATTAGGACCATCGCGTTAGTGGGATAGAGGCAACCTATTGATTCTATCGAaatgtgtttattttctttcaaggcGTTAAACAGATTGATGATTCAGCAGTCCTAAATTCATTTTCTCGTTCAAGCTTCGATTTTGTAATCATGAAGTTTTGTGCATGCATTTGTGTATCATGATTCCTTTCTGATGAACTCTGATTACTTTGGTGCCATTTCCCTACAGCTGAGCTCTAGTCCTGACGAAAAGACTCAGGTGGACAGCTTCAATTCTTCTCTAGCTTCATTAATTTCATCAGGTTGGTTATCTTTCCACTGTGTTCACTCGGGATATATATATGACTTATATTTGTGTCATGACATTTCAAGATAATCGTTACCGTCTGGGTCTCTGCAGTAGCCCAGCTGACATCTGAACACCATTT encodes:
- the LOC7485467 gene encoding glucan endo-1,3-beta-glucosidase 14, whose translation is MKSRRCHHHQLLFTFLLFFSQKIELLTAEAFTGTYGINYGRIADNIPSPDEVATLLRAAKIRNVRIYDADHSVLEAFSGTGLQLVVGLPNGYLKDMSANASHAMSWVKENVQAFLPKTSICGIAVGNEVLGGGDNELWEALLGAVKNVYKAINKLGLADAVQITTAHSQAVFANSYPPSSCIFEENVAQYMKPLLEFFSQIGSPFCLNAYPFLAYTYNPENIDINYALFEKTKGIYDMKTDLHYDNMLDAQIDAAYAALEDAGFKKMEVIVTETGWASRGDDNEAAATVNNARTYNYNLRKRLAKKKGTPLRPKMVVKAYIFAVFNENLKPGPTSERNFGLFKPDGSISYDIGFHGLKSSSADSSLLSLKAVQAQGLSKSYILILTISAAASFLFLKQ
- the LOC7485468 gene encoding thylakoid lumenal 16.5 kDa protein, chloroplastic, translating into MATAFLLTAKPFLSSSSTPSSLSSLTNTPVLLSCAQQKKCNATRPLTLCKTLSDESPPVTHSPVIITKRSLSICFLTSFVFSLASRGDSSANAAILEADDDEELMEKVKRDRKKRLEKQGVISSANQEKGYLQDLVYKLSKVGQAIDKNDLSTASSVLGGSTDTDWVRKANIAFTKLSSSPDEKTQVDSFNSSLASLISSVTGNDIESSKTAFVSSATAFEKWTALTGLVGQLKGL